One region of Lampris incognitus isolate fLamInc1 chromosome 12, fLamInc1.hap2, whole genome shotgun sequence genomic DNA includes:
- the trim69 gene encoding E3 ubiquitin-protein ligase TRIM69: protein MHKNQREVKKIQSAYLQNLEKLNEGIKPDKKSRKPKEGDFSKQTAMEKQRPMTITGQVSKSSAQRLSRDLTCSICLDLFKQPVSLPCDHTFCHACIAGYWAGPRGSGQGGTGSCPQCRKVYPGQSYRPNRIVANIVESYCQGLEESGSGGRLGEVGVTEGASAPAPRCSRHREELKLYCEEDQELVCLVCGLSQDHRNHNMVCVQEAEKKYRVSLNSSMDSLKAELNTALQCDREAEEEVKKLKEHTADLKQRIEAQFSDLHQFLYQEEKLLQVKLKTEERRELIRLDEHKALLCVEISRLQRAVNEIEDKLKEEDPFTLLRSIKSLLQRPSLKFEKPTLTPPSLCEGRFAGPLQYRVWKSLKGSIYPVPAAITFNSSTANPWLSLTSSLTCVRYQTFNHTVQDNPHRFNAALSLLGSQGFTHGRHYWEIEVYSSTVWTVGVARESVSRKGVIKALPANGFWTLSLSYGVQYMAGTSPPTVLSLEESLARIGVYLDYKRGLVSFYNAESMTHLYTFRETFTETLFPYFNLGFLDKVHENEPLKVFLPKI from the exons ATGCACAAGAATCAGAGGGAAGTGAAGAAAATCCAGTCCGCTTATCTCCAGAATTTAGAGAAACTAAACGAGGGGATAAAGCCTGACAAAAAAAGCCGGAAACCGAAGGAGGGAGACTTTTCAAAGCAAACTGCGATGGAGAAGCAGCGCCCGATGACCATCACGGGACAAGTATCCAAATCCTCCGCGCAGAGGCTGAGCAGAGACCTGACGTGCTCAATATGCCTGGATCTTTTCAAACAGCCCGTCTCCCTGCCCTGTGACCACACCTTCTGCCACGCTTGCATCGCTGGTTACTGGGCCGGTCCCCGTGGCTCAGGGCAAGGAGGAACAGGCTCCTGCCCCCAGTGCAGGAAGGTTTACCCCGGGCAAAGCTACAGGCCAAATCGCATCGTCGCCAACATAGTGGAGAGCTACTGCCAGGGGCTGGAGGAGAGCGGGTCTGGAGGGAGACTAGGAGAAGTAGGGGTCACGGAAGGAGCTTCTGCCCCAGCCCCACGCTGCAGCAGGCATAGAGAGGAGCTGAAGCTTTACTGCGAGGAGGACCAGGAActggtgtgtctggtgtgtggccTCTCCCAGGACCACAGGAATCACAACATGGTGTGTGTTCAGGAGGCTGAGAAGAAATACAGA GTTTCTTTGAACAGTTCTATGGACTctctgaaggcagagctgaacaCAGCCCTGCAATGTGACAGAGAGGCTGAGGAGGAGGTGAAGAAGCTCAAG GAACACACTGCTGACCTGAAGCAACGCATAGAGGCCCAGTTCAGCGATCTTCACCAGTTCCTGTACCAGGAAGAGAAGCTGCTGCAGGTGAAGCTGAAGACCGAAGAGCGGAGGGAGTTGATACGCCTGGATGAGCACAAGGCCTTGCTCTGTGTGGAAATCTCCCGTCTGCAGAGAGCTGTCAATGAGATAGAGGACAAGTTGAAGGAGGAAGACCCTTTCACTCTGCTACGG AGTATCAAATCTCTACTCCAGAG GCCATCGCTGAAGTTTGAGAAACCGACGCTCACGCCGCCCAGCCTGTGCGAGGGTCGCTTTGCGGGGCCCTTGCAGTACAGGGTGTGGAAATCACTGAAGGGAAGCATCTATCCAG TTCCAGCAGCCATTACCTTTAACTCCAGCACAGCTAACCCTTGGCTTAGCCTCACCTCCTCCCTCACGTGTGTCCGCTACCAGACCTTCAACCACACTGTTCAGGACAACCCCCACAGGTTCAACGCTGCCCTGTCACTGCTGGGCAGTCAGGGATTCACCCACGGACGCCACTATTGGGAGATTGAAGTCTACAGCAGCACAGTATGGACTGTGGGGGTTGCTCGTGAGTCAGTGTCCAGAAAGGGGGTAATCAAAGCCTTGCCGGCCAATGGCTTCtggaccctctccctctcctatgGAGTTCAGTACATGGCGGGCACCTCTCCCCCCACCGTCCTATCCCTGGAGGAGTCTTTGGCCAGGATTGGCGTATACCTGGACTACAAGAGAGGACTGGTGTCTTTTTACAATGCAGAGAGTATGACACACCTCTACACCTTTCGGGAAACGTTCACAGAAACACTTTTTCCTTATTTTAATTTGGGCTTCCTGGATAAAGTACATGAGAATGAGCCTCTCAAAGTTTTCTTGCCAAAAATTTGA
- the LOC130121596 gene encoding calsenilin-like: protein MALEGMEIIAIAVVIGLFVVILKQFGIWEPLSLEDSCDNDLVLSMVRHQPEGLEKLQAQTQFTRKELQSLYRGFKNECPSGLVDEKTFKTIYSQFFPQGDATTYAHFLFNAFDLDRNGSINFEDFVLGLSVLLRGSVAGKLRWAFSLYDINKDGYITKEEMLAIMTSVYDMMGRYTSPSVQDDAPLEHVDKFFQKMDRDGDGVVTVDEFIETCLKDENIMASMQLFDNVI, encoded by the exons ATGGCACTGGAGGGCATGGAGATCATTGCCATTGCTGTCGTTATTGGTTTGTTTGTCGTCATACTTAAACAGTTTGGCATTTGGGAGCCCTTATCTTTGGAAG ACAGTTGTGACAATGACTTGGTACTGTCCATGGTCCGTCACCAACCCGAGGGGCTGGAAAAGCTTCAGGCTCAAACTCAGTTTACCAGGAAGGAACTACAGTCACTTTACAGAGGCTTCAAAAAT GAGTGCCCCAGTGGCCTGGTGGATGAGAAGACTTTTAAGACCATTTACTCACAGTTCTTCCCTCAAGGGG ATGCAACCACTTATGCACATTTCTTGTTCAACGCTTTTGACTTGGACAGAAACGGCTCCATTAACTTCGAA GATTTTGTGTTAGGACTATCTGTGCTGTTAAGAGGCTCTGTCGCAGGGAAACTTCGCTGGGCGTTCAGTTTATACGACATCAACAAGGACGGCTACATCACGAAAGAG GAAATGCTGGCCATCATGACGTCAGTTTACGACATGATGGGCAGATACACCTCACCCAGTGTGCAAGATGACGCCCCCCTTGAGCATGTTGATAAATTCTTCCAG AAAATGGATCGAGATGGAGATGGAGTGGTGACTGTCGATGAATT